GCTAAGAGGAGCTGagaaactggcaactgagtgcaTTTCCATTTGATGGAGTGATGCAGCCATAACACACATCTTTGGTTTAAATATATCCAATTCATAGCACGCATCATTTAGCTTCAGTAAAGACTGAGGGGGAAAAATCTATACAAAACGTTTAGCAAATACAATTTAGTaggaaaattgttttttttctagagacagaataaattattttacaattgATTTTTGCCCAGATTTTACATTTCCACGCATTAAGACACTGCTCCCTTTCCTGCTACAAGATGAGGACTATTCACTGCAGTTCACTAAAGGACTGCTTGTAATACGTTTCTAGTTACTACAGATAAAGAGATGAGTTATAAATGCTATAAATGCTGCAAAGtgactgaaaaaatatattgaattgaatattgagatgaaaaaatgttgatttgaagCAATGATAAATCAGAACCAACAGCAAACTACAGGATGCGTCGTTTCATGGGATCTAAACAACAGATAACTAAATACAAATGAACAGATTGTAAAAAGATCCCAGTAAGTTTGTGTGGAAAGCTGAGATTCATACCTGATGTTGACTAAAGTGCCGCTGACGTTTCTGATTTTCATTGGAAGAGCTGATCCTGTTCCTAAGAAAACCACCTCTGGGTATTTTTCTCGTTGCCCTAAAACGGAAGATAATGTAACTTTTTCCCCATTTAACATCACTGAAGCACCATCCAGTTAGAAAGTAAgaaacactgttaaaaacatCCTTCTGGGTTTCTGGAGGTGAACTCACCAGATAGCTGTGCAGCGTCAGTGGAGCAAATCTTCCTGCACTTGTCCACTTCTTCCAGAAAGTTTGGGACCTCAGACGCCTCTTTCACAAACTCCTCTGTGTTGCAGGAAGAGATGGCATCTCTAACGAATGAGATACAGAGTAAGGAAGACACACACCACTGCCTGCAAAAACACTGGTGGGGAAAACAGGGCTTCTTTCACATCTGACCCTGATGCGCCTCTCAAGTatttgacagaaacagtgaggagaaaacactgacacttgTAAGacgaggttaaaaaaaaaaaagaagaaagcgGCTGAGTGCAATGGTCCATTCCagattgttttctgtgacaAGGCAGCGCTTGGAGCTGCAGAGTAATGTTGGCTAAATTTGGGGGACTGAAGGACAAACTAACCTTTGCCACTCCATTACAGGTCTGAACTGGTACTTGAGCAGACACTCGGCTCTGACGTTGGGGACGTGCAGGGCAGCCTGAGGCTCCTGGGGaataacagaggaaaaaaaacaaaagacttgTTTATGATGTTTTCTTATGACTACTCTTCATGTACCATACTTGATTTATCACTTTGTGAACTCTGCTTTTAAACCAAAGTAGAAATATAGTTACTGAGAGTCTCTGGAGTCAACACAGTGATGGCAGCACATGGGAGTGACAAATATGCTAAGTATTTACCTTGTGCTCTACTCAATCACAAAGATGTATTATAGGATGTGTAAAATGACAGCAGAAGCACAAATGATGTAAGAGAACTGCAACTCATGATTACTGTCAGGATTACTTTCATCAATTgagctgctgattatttttcaatTCATGTCATGATTACATGTCaggaaattgtgaaaaatgcacATAAGAAGCTCCCAGAGTCCAAGCTGAGGCTTTGTCCCAAACCCAAATGCATGAAGGTCACAGCAGTGTGAAACAGAATCAGATATCCGTTTATATCTGAGAATTCAGGACCAGCGATTTAAATGACTCAAATCAATCGATCATTAAAATAGTTGCCCATTCATTTGTCAATCAACGAATCAAGTGCACGACAAAAAgtttcagctgtaaaaatgacaaactaaaTCTGCACCACATTAGGAATGAGAAGGACAGCATGAAGAAAACTACAGGGAATTTACAGTTTTCATCCTCTAGAGGGTGATTCAGCGCTGCATCATTTTAATGTGCACAGTCagtaaactgaaaatatatttttacagaACTGTTATAGAAATAAACTATTCTTAGCTTTTTATAGCTTGCTATACACAGACATCATTTTAAGTGTTTCTGTCAGCGCTCACTGAAAGGATCCACCATCTGTCTCACCTTTGTTCTGTAATACTTGAGTTCAGGAAAGATCTCTGGGTGAATCATGTTCAGCTGAGCTTGAATCTTGTGACTTCTGATGTTGTGGGCTGTAGAGACGTGTTCATTAAAGATTAGGTGTTCTGTTGTGGATGGAAACctgaagaaacacagagaaaactcCTGGCCTCAGTGTGCTAAACTGAATATTAAAAGAGGCAAGAAtctctatggagtctggtggagaaCGCAAACCTTTCCATCCACTTTTTGTATTGATCTGTTTTCAAAACAGACTCTGGAGTCATGTGGACGACCAACGCAGCAGGGTCCTCTGTCCCTCCTGTTTGGTATCTAGAGCGGATGACAGACTATATTCAAAGACATTTTCTTGTGTACATTCAGCTTAGGTTTGATACTGAAACAACTATAATCAAACTGTTACCTTCTCAGCTGCCGACTGGTGCAAACCCCTTCAACAAACTCCTCAGATGGACACTCGACAACAATGAAGACTGGTCCTGGGTCAGTGGGAGTGCAAACCTGCTCGGGCCGGATCTACAACACAATAGAAGTAGTGTGAGTTTGGAGCTGCAGCCCAGTAAAGGAGGTCAAATCAGACAGCTGCTCTCCATACGGCACCTCTTTCCCTTCATATGTGATACTCTTCCCGTCCTTCAGAGCAGCGATGAGGGGACCGATTGCTGCTGTGCCTCTATGGGAAAATTTCAGAATTTCATAAAAGGGCAAACGAATGAACATTTGAATTAACCATAAACATTTCTCATGCCACCTCTTCTACATGCCTGACTGCAGCTCACCAAGACTGATCTTTACTTTTAACCTGTATATTCTTGCTGTCATGTATATTTTGGATTTACAtctaattaacattttatatttgcacTTTTTCTACTTTGTAGAGCAGCTGCAAGAGTTTGTGAACTGCAACATtattaaagaacatttaaaatgctaaaacaaaatagaatattgaatatttgggGGTTCTGAACTTGATTTGAATCAATCTGGGCTCATTGTGACGAACATGTTTTACTatttactgctactactaccaCTCTATTTCTAATTTGATTATTGATATGATAAAATAtagtgggggggtgggggcaagAAAATAAACTCATTCCCATAGAAACACTGTTCACTCAAACATTTGCACTAATACTTTGCGTTAATATTGCAACAAAATCAGTGAATTCCAAAAAATCCACTCACACGGGCAAACCGAGCTCCTTGGCTTGAGCGACTAAGAAGTTTCCTTTCTTGGGGTGAAGCTGTCAAAGAGTTAAGAAAgtagagaagaagaaagtcAGACACAAAGTTCCTTCACGGGTGCGTCATGCACAGGATGACCACATTTATTAAACTTTCCTACCTTGCATATGAAGGCAACAACCAAAGAGGTATCTCTGCTTGCTTTTCGTCCTTCACCTGCGCAATATTAGAAAACAACTCTACTCATTTCTTATTCAAGACTGATTTTACAAAGTGGACAAGGCAACATCAGTCATTctgtcactgaaaacacaccagtgtCTACATTATTCCAGCTGGATGTAGCTCCTTCATGTCCACTgagcattgcattgtgggacaacACTGTCCAACAGAAGCAGACTCAAAAATTAAACAGCATGTTGGCCTTGTAATTAATATCCGAGTTTGACggttttagccatgctagtggctctAGGGAGAGcaacgtctgtctgtctgtctgtctgtctgtactgagGTATCTCACCAACTATTAGATGAATTGCCAGAATAACTTGTTCAAAAGCTACAGCTACCAGATTTCACAGTGATTATGACCAAGCTTCAGGATTTCCTTTTCAGTTTGTGACACATAAACAGGACTATTTGGCCCCTGGACTCACCTGGGTTAGTGTTGATGTCATGTATGCTGGGAGAGGAAGGACTCCGAGAGGGGCTGCTCCTGCCCGACTCAGGGGAGCGCTTTCTGTCGTCACTCGTCAGCTGGGCTAGAGAGAGAGCGAAGACAGAAGAGTCAGCTGAGAACCAAACTAGAATATCAAAAAGCAGGAATGACTGAAAAATGAACTCACCAAATATTGGTACTTGACTGACTGTCATCGTATCGTCTGTGTGCGTCTCTTCAGTGTACGGTCGGACCGCTACAAGTACACCGTACAGTAAATATCACACAAGACTGACAGCATGCAAAAAAATACTGCTGTTCACTAATTCATTGGAGTaaatttaaacatacacagCTTAATGTCTTCCAGTGGCCCAGAAAATGACTTGATGGCTTTCACGTAGTTCTCCTGTAATAACAAGACACAGAAGATGTGAGGTGCACACGTGTTGCATTAAAAACCCGCTGCAGACGTGgtcagactgtgactgtgagttTCTCACCAGCTGTGGAGGTCCAGACAGGATACACTCTGGAACACCTGTGTCCTTCAAGGTTAAGATCATCCCTGCAGAGAAGATGACACACCATGAATAAACATCTTCAGTCTATGATATTCTATTTTCAATGGGTcttattgcttttattgttaCTGTTGCTGCTCTTATTTTCACTACAGTATAcatcattctttcatttttgttcttATCTTATGGGTCTGATTTGATTCATCTTGTGTCCTGAACTGTTTTTAAAACCatgtaaaacactttgtaacttttaattaagtttattattatcaggtttattgtgttgttttgatTGATGAAGACATAGTGATCATCTTCAACCTGCCTGTATGACATACCcatcataaaataataataataatacagtaaataataGAATCCAATTTTAGAGTCTCCATTTCATAAATATAACAATACAGGTCACTGAGAAGTTTCATCAAAATCTATTAATAATACTGTGATTACATACATACGAGCAGAGAGTCACCATGGACCGCTACAGTGCATGACAGGGATTATTTTGGTGTTACTCCCCCAGTTTATCAGACAGATGTCACTGACCTGATAAACCTCCCACGTTCTCCCAGCTCAGTCTGGTCAGGAAGATGTTGTCCAGTTGAGCAGCTTTCAGCCTGTCGAGGAAACACAAGAAtactatctgtctgtctgtctgggtcCATCAGACTGGCTGAGAGGATACCAATGTGTGCGTACATCGAGATGTTCAGACCAGCTTACTTGTGCTCCTGCATGAGTCTCTGGGTTCCTTCACCACAGTTGAACAGgtacctgcagcagagaggagggaagttTGGAAAGGCCgatatagatggatggatggatgtaacCTCACAAAAAGCAGTGTTCAAAGCGGTGTTTCCTTAATCTTCAAGCCCTATTTTTTACTAAGGATGggtgatgatttttttaatatctattaaataattaaaaaaaaaaaagtttaagtgACTATCTTCttgtttcaaaaatatattgttCCTTGTTCTGACCAGCACCTAGCAGAACACCCAGCAGGAGCAGTGGCTTGAGATGAAGCCAGGACAAGATGTGGGCACATTCTTCATCGCTGTGgcagcctgagtcccatttcGACTCAGACTGGACATTAGCTGGGAGCAGCCTACGGTACAACGTGAGCAGGCGTAGCTCTTATACGagctctctctcctgtcttccTGGACCAATCGCCCCTTTCATTGACAAGCTTGGCTCGGGTCATCTGGCTGGGGAGGTCAGAGGATGCCAAAGTCGATtgtaatttaaaatgtgtcactCTGCCAATAGAGCAAAATCTGAACAAGCCACGTCTGGCAGTGGCTGCAGTGTTGGGGGGGGACTACTGAACAGCATTTTGGCttgaaaaatacaattaaatcaTTCATCATAATTATTTCTATGACAGTTACCTGTCAATTAAAATTCCTGATTGTGACAGCCCCAGCAAGAAGCGTAACCTGTACTGTACTGACACCTGTCAGTGAGGAGATCAACTACTGGAGATCAGCAAAAACAAGGTTTTCAGCTGCTTCAAGAAACCCCCATGTCATTATGTTGTCATTTTATgacatattttctttaaaatacagCACTTTCAACTCACCTACAACACTTTGTAGCTCAAATATTTCGAATTAAGAAAGCCTGGGCTGCAGAAACTCGTGGCACATTAGAGAAGAAGTTACCTGTTGTACTCGGAGAAGACATAAAGTGAGGCAGCATTGTCTCTGCTTCCAGCACCGACCACCTGCACGTACACGGTGGACGGTCCGTGAACGTCCCCCCGTCTGCTCCGGTTCTCTTTGGTCTTCACCCGCCGCAGCGTCTCCTTCTGCTTGGCTTTCTTCACACCCAGCGGCTGTCTCGCATTCAGGTTGTTGTTAGTAGCCATTGTTCGGAAAAACTGTGAAACAGTCCGGTGGAAACGAGAATCACAGCGTGCGCCAGGCGGAGGGGCAGCAGACAGAGTGCTGCCTTTCACTAACAGGAATGCGACGGACCTGAGCTTCAGGTGGACCGTATTCATAATAAACACGTCAGCCAATAATTAAATTAACCAGCGCAGATTAATTATGTCTAAAAACATCCGTTCGTTCGTTCACATTAATTACCTAATAGTAGCTGTGCGCACATCCAGCAGGACTTTGGAAGGTTGCTTGACACAGTTGACACATGTGACACTTTTTCCGGCATTCAATGATGACGTTTTAAAGCCTTATCGTTCATTGGTGTGCAGAATTATGTAGCAGGTCTGAGGGCCAATCACAGCGGCGTTTTGAGAGAGGGGGGCGGGGATAGAACTACTTCTTGAAAGAGGGGTTCATCAACAACAAACCACTACAAAATGAAACACCTTAGAATTATGTCTTAgtataaatacaaaatagtaaaataagAATATCAAAATAAAGCATGTTGTCCTTTGTTTGCTGCATATATTAACTTATACTGTATAGCCAGTTTTTGTAATGATGCCTCATGAAGCTTTTGGGAGATTGGAATGTAAAGTGTGTGAACTGCTTCTTCTCTCACTGTAGTAACTATAAATTATTGACTGATTCAGGGATAACAGCCCACATTTTAAGTACTGGACCTTTGTTTCTTCAAAAACTACTAACAATGATGACTAATAAGAGGACAACATAGATGGAACCTGGTCAGTTTAGGATAAACTATTATTGTATATTAATGCATATGGCATGAGATGTACTTGGATATTACATTTCATAAATATGTTTGAATTGATCCAGATTTGATCACATGGCTTTTAATAtgatgggttagggttagggttataaATTATTCAGCTACTTCCATTAGCCAGGGGTTAAAATCTGACAGAAAACCTTCCAAGTTCAGGCCGTCATAGTAGCATATTGATGGTCATGTTTTTCCAATGATACATTCCTATCAATTCTGACTGATCATAATTAATGAGGAGCGTCAACATACCGTACCTCTGACCTAGTATCCTAGTCCTTCTAATATTCTACTGGCTTCATAGTAACACATTATGGGATGTTACTTATTTGGTTTTGCCACATAGTAACTGTGCTTTTTGTTATATCTCTACATATTACCTTATATTTTATATcccatattatattataatgtacAACATGGTATCATATTACTCTGCATGTACTATGCTTTGCTGCTACTATGCATGCCATTGTATCACTTTGCTTGAGACAGTGCTGCAGTATGAGTAAGCACAGCACTGGTCAGGGGTACTGTGTGTATCTAACTACTTGCCTGGTAATTATGAGCTGAATTGCTCTTGtatagtgtgtttttatttctattcttattCTATATACTTATCAGAATGattacatttattatcattagtatataattatatatgtTCTCTATGTATCAGTTccaaatctatctatctactcTGGGGATCGATACAGGACTATCTTGTCTTAAAGCAAGTTTcagaatacacacatacaaaacctCATACATTTCTGTTCCACCCATTCAGAGAAGAGACACGACACACTtgtcctttctttctttattcatataTCAGCATATAGTCCACTGAACAGTGAGGACAGCAGCCTCTGAGCAGTGCCTGGACCGCAGGTCTCACATGACTCTGACCATCAACACTTTTAAACTGCGTTATACCCATAGAAGCAAAGTTCCATTAAGATACCAAACACAATGCTTTCATTTACGTACATGGAAGAGGTGGGACAATTCACAAAGAGCATGATTTCCAGTAAGTTGAAGAATCTCCAAATCAAATACTCCACATGATTTTGGTTCTATAAATACAAGTTCTAGgttactgtctttttttttttcttaaattcacTGTACTAACCACTGAGATGGGTCCTCATTAAGATGAGTCAAGACCATGACTGATTGATTCTGCTGCTATTATACTTACATgagtgtgcgtctgtgtgcgtttgtgaacaagagagaaacagacgTGTTTGACGTTGATATATTATACAGACATGACTGAAATATGAACACCACTTTTAGTgcaaatggtgtttttttttttttttgtttttttttttagactttacAATTCTCTTTTAACACTACAATAAGGGGACCAAGCAAATTTACATGAGGATTTGTTTCATTtactttgttgtctttttttttcatgtctttattgTTGCAGACGGGTGTTTATTTAAGTATTACTGCCTTGTCCTGCTATCAGTCCATATACATAGGTGAGCTGGGAGACGCTGGCATCTGATCCAGGAGCCTGCACACATAACCCGCTACATCGACCGAGCGCTCCTCGTACATCTGGATGAATGGGTCTTTCTGGAGTGGGAAAAGGAAAATTCAAACATCAATATGAACCTCTAAAAAATAAGACCAAAAAAGCACAATGTAAAACCTCTACAGACTGCTTTAAGCTAGTTTAATACACTTTAAAACCTTCACTTGGTACTTTTTGAGTGTATAGAGAAAGGCCTCACCAGTAGCTCTTTGTACTTTGGCCTTTTCGACTCATCCTTTGTAAGGCTTGAGAGAGgatgagaaataaaaagtgttaagagaaggaggaggatgcaCTTCAGCCATTTGTCCACCAGGAGGAGCAAGCAGATATTGCTGTAAAGTCGATGCAGGGCAGCGTTTCCTTACCACACGTTGACAAAGGAGATGAATTTGGGAGAGAAGCGCCGCTCCTCCGAGTTGCTCAGCTGTGGCGGGTCTCCCCTTACCACCTGGGTCAACTGGTCAAACACACTGTTCCACTTTGGGTAGGGGAACCGCCCTGTGGCCAGCTCAtactgaaataaatatatacacacgtGATCAGGACAAGCTGGTGTTGTAAAACTACAAATTAGGTGTGAAAAGAACCCTAAGGTACTAAATATACAAGGGTGCAGGGTTTTTAGCAGGGTTTTATGGTAGAGGTAGACTACCATCTCCTccaacagcattaaaaaatgaatacacTCATTAAAACAACAGTAACCTTCTGTGGAAAAGGGCAGAGCTGAGGATACACAGCTGATAccataaattattcattcataatTAAATGGGTTTACCTTTTAATTTAAAACTGTGGTATGTTGTGTCCAACTGTGTTTATTAAAGGATACAACATGGTCACAACAATCATGTActataaaatgatgaaaataattaaaatgtaaaactgaacaGTAAGTTCTGTATTTTCGACACCTCTACGCACATTTTactaaattactttttaagGGACTTAAGCATCCACGAGTATCTGAATGTGTGAACCTCaaatagaatttttttaaatgttattattcaTAATTATTAGAGTTAGGACTCACCAGTGTGATTCCCAGACTCCACACATCTGAGCGGACATCGTAGCCCTGCCTGGACGCACTGGGGTCTATTCGCTCCGGCTGAAAATCAAACAGGAAACTGACTGAAATGTGGCTTTGAAACAATATTTAACAGGACAGAGAAAAATTTAGGAAAAATGACCAATGAGTTATATTTGTCACGTTCTGGTTACTCAGATAAGATACCTGCCGTGTG
This genomic window from Pempheris klunzingeri isolate RE-2024b chromosome 17, fPemKlu1.hap1, whole genome shotgun sequence contains:
- the elac2 gene encoding zinc phosphodiesterase ELAC protein 2, encoding MNTVHLKLRSVAFLLVKGSTLSAAPPPGARCDSRFHRTVSQFFRTMATNNNLNARQPLGVKKAKQKETLRRVKTKENRSRRGDVHGPSTVYVQVVGAGSRDNAASLYVFSEYNRYLFNCGEGTQRLMQEHKLKAAQLDNIFLTRLSWENVGGLSGMILTLKDTGVPECILSGPPQLENYVKAIKSFSGPLEDIKLSVRPYTEETHTDDTMTVSQVPIFAQLTSDDRKRSPESGRSSPSRSPSSPSIHDINTNPGEGRKASRDTSLVVAFICKLHPKKGNFLVAQAKELGLPVGTAAIGPLIAALKDGKSITYEGKEIRPEQVCTPTDPGPVFIVVECPSEEFVEGVCTSRQLRRYQTGGTEDPAALVVHMTPESVLKTDQYKKWMERFPSTTEHLIFNEHVSTAHNIRSHKIQAQLNMIHPEIFPELKYYRTKEPQAALHVPNVRAECLLKYQFRPVMEWQRDAISSCNTEEFVKEASEVPNFLEEVDKCRKICSTDAAQLSGQREKYPEVVFLGTGSALPMKIRNVSGTLVNISPSQSVLLDCGEGTFGQLCRHYGDDVDDALSKISTVFISHLHADHHTGLLKLLYQRERALTTLGKAFRPIYLVAPVQIMTWLNQYHDYCEEIRNHINLIPNRYLFDGAEVPQQRIKSLIQALLKTNDLEKFQTCTVRHCKNAFACSFSHQSGWKLAFSGDTMPCDAFVHIGKNATLVIHEATLEDGLEEEAVDKRHSTTSQAISIGMKMNAEFIMLNHFSQRYAKIPLFSEDFTDRVGISFDHMRIHFGDFKILPRLIPALKTLFAEEIGEMEERKERRELKHPRGDGSKVNSEQRTADVGRGAKRDQEEAEKYNVEKKRLKTS